TGCAATGGGGGAACAGGGTTGGCATTGCATTCCTGTTCAAAGTGGCGGTAATTTGCGGTGGTGTTAAGCGGCCATTGCGAATTTCGCTTTCCAGCCATTCATGAAACAGGTTAACGCGGTAATCGGGCCGATCATTCAGGCGTTGGGCATATTCCTGGCGGTAGGTCAGTGTCACGCTGGGTTCCACGCCAATCAACGGAATGCCAAATTGCGCCAGTTCGCCGTAAACGGCATCGTTTTCACGTGCCTGTTTATCAAACTGTTTCAAAAAGCCCTTCACATGCTGGGCCTTGCCATTGGGGCGATAGGGCGGGATGAAAACCTGATAGCCCAGTTTCATCAGCAAATCGACATGGCCCAAGATTGCATCGACATCATAGTGGGTTGTGAAGCAATCCTGAATTAACAGCACAGATTTAACCCGTTCGGCATCGCCAAGGCGCGCCAGTTGGGCGGTATTAAAAGGCGCAATGCCACGTTCGCGAAGGGCCGCTGCCAGCTTTTTGGTGCTGGATTTGGGCAGGTCATGCAAACCGGCAAAGCGTGAAAATGCCCATTTCACCGGCGGCAGGGCCTGCATGGTGTTAAACAGGGCCGGGGCCTTTGCCGTTAAGGGGGCCAGGCGTTCCAGCCGGGCGATCACATAGTCCTTTAACGGGCGGGGATAACGCGCGTGATATGCGGCTAAAAACCGCGATTTCATTTCGGGAATGTCCACCTTTACCGGGCATTGCCCCGCACATGCTTTGCATGACAGGCAGCCATTCATGGCATCATACACATCGTGGGAGAAATCACGGGCATTGGCAAAGGCCAGTTCCGGGGCCTCCGCACTGGTACCAACGCTGATCTGGCGGATCCATTCGCGCACCATGCCTGCGCGGCCCTTGGGTGAATGCACCCGGTCGCGTGTTGCCTTATAGGACGGGCACATGGCATCGAATTCGTCATAGTTAAAGCAGGCCCCGTTGCCGTTACAGCGGGTGGCATTCAAATATTCGTCCTTCAGCCCGGCTTCAATCTGGCGGTCAAGCTGGCCGCGCATGGGGGCTTCGTCGATGGGCGTAATCGGTAAATCCATGCCATAGGGCGATGCAATTTTGCCAGGGTTCAACTGCCCTTCGGGGTCAAATTCCTTTTTAATGCGGCGCAGAACGTCATAAAGCTCCGGCCCGAAATAAACCGGGGAAAATTCACCGCGAAATCCCTTGCCGTGTTCGCCCCAGATCAGGCCGTTATATTTTTTGGTCAGCTCCACCACCCCGTCGGACACGCGGCGCAGGCGAATTTCATCTTCCTCGTCACACATATCAAGCAACGGGCGCACATGCAGGCAGCCTACATCGACATGGCCGAACATGCCGTAATCCAGGCCTTCCTTGTCCAGAAGGGCGCGGAATTCGGCAATAAAATCAGCCAGGTTTTCAGGCGGAACGGCGGTATCTTCAACAAAGGGCGTGGCGCGGCGTTTGCCTTCAAGGTTGCCCAAAAGCCCAACGGCCTTTGACCGGATCGACCAGATTGCCGCCATTTGTGCTGCATCTGTTGCGACAACCGACCCGATGGGGGCATTGGCTTCGTTCGGGTTATCGGCCAGATATTGCGCCAGTTGGCGCTGTTTTTCGGCCAGTTCATCCGGGTTGTCGGTGGCAAATTCAACCACGTTAAAGCCACGCGTCGGGATGGTTGCCCCTTCGGTGCCCAGAAGTTTTGCCAGCAAATGCCAGCTTTCATCCTGTTCGGCGAGCTTCATGACCTTGTCATCGATGCTTTCAATCGCGACGGGGTCAAAGGCGACAAGCCGCCCGACATGGCGCAGTGCATCGTCAAAGCTGGCATAGCGAACGACGGTTAGCGCCTTGTATTTCGGCAGGGGGATGACGCGAAAGGTAATTTCCTTGGTCAGGCCCAGGCTGCCTTCGGCGCCAGCAATCAGGAAGCTCAGGTTGCTGGCGCCATCATCGGCCACGGCTTCTTTCAGGTTATACCCGGTCAGGCCGCGGTTCATTTCCGGGAAGGTGGATTTGATCTGGTCGCGGCGGGGTAAAATTTCGTCGATGATTTTGCGATAAACACCGCCAATGCGGGTTTTCTGCGCGGCCTCGATGGCGGTTTGTTCGGCATCCAGGGCGGATGTGACAAAATCACTGCCATCGACCAGAACCGTCGTCATTTTTTCGATGTAATGGCTGGTTTTGCCATAAATCCGCGACCCTTTGCCCGAACTGTCCGACCCGATCATGCCACCAACGGTGGCGCGGTTGGCAGTTGATACGTTGGGCGGAAAGAAATAGCCATGCGGTTTAAGCCAGCGGTTAAGCTGTTCTAACACAACACCGGGTTCCACACGGACAAGGCCGGTTTTGGCATCAAATTCCAGAATGTTGTTCAGGTATTTTGACGTATCGACAATCACGGTATTGTTGAGCGACTGCCCGTTGGTGCCCGTACCACCCCCGCGCGGTGTGATTTTGACCTTGCGAAATTCAGCCCGGCCCGCAAGCTCCATAATAACATTGATGTCGTCGCGTTCGCGGGGCTGCAACACTGCACGCGGCATCACCTGATAAACGCTGTTATCGGTCGCGTGGATCAGGCGGGTGGGGAAATCGGCATGGATTTCGCCGCGATATTTGCCTTCACGCTCCAGCGTTTTCAAAAAAGCCAGGGTCAGGTCATCAAGGCTGCGATCAGGGGTGAGCTTCGGGATCATGCGGGTCTCTGTGATGGTCTTTATGCGGGAATATGCGCGAACGGGGCCGTCACCGGCGGGCGTTTGCCGGTAAAATTTCGTTGCTGCCATTCAACCGGATTATGATTGATTGCACAAATCGAAAATTCTGAATTATTATTCGATACCACAAAATAATAAGGCGGAATATTCGGATGTTGTCGTCGGTCAGTTTGCGTCACTTGCGGGCTTTTATTGCGGTGGCTGAAAGCGGGTCTTTTACCCGGGCGGCAAATATGCTGGGCTTAACGCCGCCAACCCTGACGGCAACTATTCGTCAGTTTGAAGATATTATCGGCATGCCATTGTTTGACCGCACAACCCGGCAGGTGGCACTAAGTGCTGGTGGTGCGCGGTTTTTGCCGGTGGCACGCCGCCTGATTGCTGATTTTGAAATCGCGCTTGAGGACCTTGATGCCCAGTCCAAAGGGCTGGGGGGCAAAGTGGTAGTCGCTGCGGCACCATCGGTTTTAACCCGCATTTTACCACAAATCATTGTGGCATTTAATGCGGCCCATCCCGATGCCATCCTGCGACTTGATGAAATGAATGCTGGTGAAGTCCACGAAGCCGTTGCCAAGGGCGAGGTGGATTTTGGCATTGCAGGCGATTGGCGGCCGCTGCCAGATATCGATTTTCAGCCCCTGTTTAGCGACCATCTGGGCGTTGTCTGCCGCCATGACCATGCGCTGGCAAGCCGCAAACAGGTTTTGTGGCATGAACTGGCCGATTACCCGTTTGTTGGTTTGGGGCCAGAATCCGGCACGGGGGCGATATTGTCGCAACTGGGCGGGCCGGATGGGGGCGGGGATATGCGGGCTGCACCGGCTGGCCAGCACGATGATGATGTGCCGTTATTACCGAACAACGCAGGCCCCAATGGCCGCCAGAACGCGGTTTTACGGCCCGTCGTTGAAACATCCAACACGGTAACACTGTGTGCGATGGTGGCAGCGGGTATTGGCATTACCATCCTGCCCGAACTTGCCGCACGGGTGGATGCCAGCCGTGATCTGGTTTTTGTGCCTTTGGGTAACCCGGTACGTGAACGCCATATCGGTGTTATTCGGCGCAAAAGCCGCAGCCTGTCGCCCATCGCGCGGATATTTCTGGAACTGGTGCTGGAACAGGCACCAGCCATTCCGCTTGCGGCGCAATTGCGCTGGCACCTGACGCGATAAAACCTTTATTGGCCGCCCCCTTGCGAATTGTTTTGAACGACTACAGTTAAGAAGGATGCTATCTTCGCAGTTGCAGCATTGCTTTGACCAGCAAGGCGCAGCGCACAATAGTCCCGATATTTTCCCGATTGGAGAACAAGATGGCGCCTGCTTTTTCTGCATCTTCATCGAAAACCGCTGCGGCCGCGAAGGCCCGACCTGCCGCACCCGCCCGAACGGCCCGCCCCCCGAAAAAGGACTGTCATCCGCCTTTTAATGCATCCAACCGGTTATCGGTTGATCTGGCCTTGCAGGGTGGGGGTTCCCATGGGGCGTTTACCTGGGGGGTGCTGGACCGGTTGCTGGAAGAAGACTGGATCGAGATCGAGGCGATTTCCGGGACATCGGCCGGTGCGATGAATGCCGCTGTTATGGCCGATGGTTTTGCCCAGGGCGGTGCCGAAGGCGGACGGGCTGCCCTTGAAAAGTTCTGGCGTAAAATTTCGCAGGCATCGCGGTTCAGCCCGCTTCAGCGTGGACCGCTTGATATTTTGCTGGGCAACTGGTCGCTGGAAAATTCACCGTTTTTCCAGTTGATGGATATGACGGCACGGGTGTTTTCACCCTATCAGCTTAATCCGATGGGCGGTAATCCGCTGTCGGATATTTTAAATGAAATGGTCGATTTCGACCGCCTTACACACGGTGATATCAAACTGTTTGTCACCGCAACCAATGTGCAAACGGGCTGCGGGCGGGTATTTCGCAATGCCGATATCACCGAGGATGTGTTGCTGGCATCGGCCTGCCTGCCGATGCTTTATCATGCAGTGGAAATTGATGGCGAGCCCTATTGGGATGGCGGTTATTCGGGGAACCCGGCCATTGCGCCGCTGGTACGCGAATGCGCGGCAAAGGATACCATCCTGGTGCAGATCAACCCGGTTGAACGGCAGGGAACCCCCAAATCGG
The window above is part of the Thalassospira marina genome. Proteins encoded here:
- a CDS encoding LysR family transcriptional regulator → MLSSVSLRHLRAFIAVAESGSFTRAANMLGLTPPTLTATIRQFEDIIGMPLFDRTTRQVALSAGGARFLPVARRLIADFEIALEDLDAQSKGLGGKVVVAAAPSVLTRILPQIIVAFNAAHPDAILRLDEMNAGEVHEAVAKGEVDFGIAGDWRPLPDIDFQPLFSDHLGVVCRHDHALASRKQVLWHELADYPFVGLGPESGTGAILSQLGGPDGGGDMRAAPAGQHDDDVPLLPNNAGPNGRQNAVLRPVVETSNTVTLCAMVAAGIGITILPELAARVDASRDLVFVPLGNPVRERHIGVIRRKSRSLSPIARIFLELVLEQAPAIPLAAQLRWHLTR
- a CDS encoding FAD-binding and (Fe-S)-binding domain-containing protein; this translates as MIPKLTPDRSLDDLTLAFLKTLEREGKYRGEIHADFPTRLIHATDNSVYQVMPRAVLQPRERDDINVIMELAGRAEFRKVKITPRGGGTGTNGQSLNNTVIVDTSKYLNNILEFDAKTGLVRVEPGVVLEQLNRWLKPHGYFFPPNVSTANRATVGGMIGSDSSGKGSRIYGKTSHYIEKMTTVLVDGSDFVTSALDAEQTAIEAAQKTRIGGVYRKIIDEILPRRDQIKSTFPEMNRGLTGYNLKEAVADDGASNLSFLIAGAEGSLGLTKEITFRVIPLPKYKALTVVRYASFDDALRHVGRLVAFDPVAIESIDDKVMKLAEQDESWHLLAKLLGTEGATIPTRGFNVVEFATDNPDELAEKQRQLAQYLADNPNEANAPIGSVVATDAAQMAAIWSIRSKAVGLLGNLEGKRRATPFVEDTAVPPENLADFIAEFRALLDKEGLDYGMFGHVDVGCLHVRPLLDMCDEEDEIRLRRVSDGVVELTKKYNGLIWGEHGKGFRGEFSPVYFGPELYDVLRRIKKEFDPEGQLNPGKIASPYGMDLPITPIDEAPMRGQLDRQIEAGLKDEYLNATRCNGNGACFNYDEFDAMCPSYKATRDRVHSPKGRAGMVREWIRQISVGTSAEAPELAFANARDFSHDVYDAMNGCLSCKACAGQCPVKVDIPEMKSRFLAAYHARYPRPLKDYVIARLERLAPLTAKAPALFNTMQALPPVKWAFSRFAGLHDLPKSSTKKLAAALRERGIAPFNTAQLARLGDAERVKSVLLIQDCFTTHYDVDAILGHVDLLMKLGYQVFIPPYRPNGKAQHVKGFLKQFDKQARENDAVYGELAQFGIPLIGVEPSVTLTYRQEYAQRLNDRPDYRVNLFHEWLESEIRNGRLTPPQITATLNRNAMPTLFPHCTEKTSIPDVAVKWQKIFDAFGIKLATEKTGCCGMAGVYGHETANAENSRRLYDMSWQKKAENTGIDNMLVTGFSCRCQVKRYEGTRPQSPAEYLARLL
- a CDS encoding patatin-like phospholipase family protein, which produces MAPAFSASSSKTAAAAKARPAAPARTARPPKKDCHPPFNASNRLSVDLALQGGGSHGAFTWGVLDRLLEEDWIEIEAISGTSAGAMNAAVMADGFAQGGAEGGRAALEKFWRKISQASRFSPLQRGPLDILLGNWSLENSPFFQLMDMTARVFSPYQLNPMGGNPLSDILNEMVDFDRLTHGDIKLFVTATNVQTGCGRVFRNADITEDVLLASACLPMLYHAVEIDGEPYWDGGYSGNPAIAPLVRECAAKDTILVQINPVERQGTPKSAREIANRLNEVSFNSVLLKELRMIAFLRRVVSAEDEEGARWSDMRMHRIAGDVMLDLDSSSKMNGEWAFLEMLRDEGRKSCDAFLDQHKSDLGIRPSMDIDAMLPEI